A single region of the Populus nigra chromosome 2, ddPopNigr1.1, whole genome shotgun sequence genome encodes:
- the LOC133681814 gene encoding spindle and kinetochore-associated protein 1 homolog translates to MDVKQAGSSLDSLISSFNTRIAELQELVIARNMYPASSVTDLKAVDAALKAMELQVQAIKDRLREETLAIPKAKKLIEASLRQQKKLQSMSVHVPERTTFSNSEINNRSILPEASNQLPGFGPLKPEEPVATHKEKKGRSSPPLWYITAAELDSLSSYMRGRLTLDKVNAAINDMAAYADSNSQLITAPKKKLAENLWEKALELRDIAMTESIKGKHFFLETDMKGPSMKLDNTGKAILTVLRHLGRISETRIGHHRVIILSKPQT, encoded by the exons ATGGATGTGAAGCAAGCTGGTTCATCACTCGATTCACTGATTTCTTCATTCAATACTCGAATCGCTGAGTTACAAGAACTCGTTATTGCCCGAAACA TGTATCCAGCGAGCAGCGTCACCGATTTGAAGGCGGTGGACGCAGCATTGAAGGCGATGGAGCTGCAAGTGCAAGCCATCAAAGACCGCTTGCGTGAGGAGACCTTGGCGATCCCTAAAGCTAAA AAACTAATTGAAGCATCACTAAGGCAGCAGAAAAAATTGCAAAGTATGTCTGTACATGTGCCAGAAAGAACAACCTTCTCGAATTCGGAAATTAATAATAGAAG CATTCTGCCAGAAGCATCTAATCAACTTCCTGGTTTTGGTCCATTGAAACCTGAGGAGCCTGTAGCAACACACAAG gAGAAAAAGGGTCGTAGCTCTCCACCATTGTGGTATATAACTGCTGCTGAGCTGGATTCCCTATCTTC ATACATGAGAGGAAGGCTCACCCTAGATAAGGTCAATGCAGCTATTAATGACATGGCAGCATATGCTGATTCAAATTCTCAGCTTATTACAGCCCCAAAGAAGAAG CTGGCAGAGAATCTCTGGGAAAAAGCATTG GAACTAAGGGATATTGCGATGACAGAATCaataaagggaaaacacttttttcttGAAACTGACATGAAAGGACCTAGCATGAAGCTTGACAATACAGGAAAAGCGATTTTGACT GTTCTTCGCCACCTTGGTCGCATCAGTGAGACTCGAATTGGGCATCATCGTGTTATCATTCTTTCGAAGCCTCAAACTTGA
- the LOC133681815 gene encoding putative lipid-binding protein At4g00165, translated as MKEMAFKGSKAAAIFVLLNVIFFTCVSSHNVPACPPKAPPAPKKPAKCPKDTLKFGVCGSWLGLVHEALGTPPSEECCTLIKGLADLEAALCLCTAIKANVLGVVKLKVPVAVSLLLSACGKKVPEGFKCA; from the coding sequence ATGAAAGAAATGGCCTTCAAGGGTTCTAAGGCAGCAGCTATTTTTGTTCTGCtcaatgtcatttttttcaCTTGTGTCTCATCTCATAACGTACCGGCCTGTCCTCCAAAAGCTCCCCCAGCCCCAAAGAAGCCAGCCAAATGCCCTAAAGATACCCTTAAATTCGGTGTTTGTGGCAGCTGGTTAGGGTTGGTTCACGAGGCTCTTGGGACCCCTCCAAGCGAGGAATGCTGTACCCTTATCAAGGGTCTTGCTGATCTTGAAGCCGCATTGTGTTTATGCACGGCTATTAAGGCCAATGTCTTGGGAGTTGTCAAGCTCAAAGTTCCCGTTGCAGTTAGCTTGCTCCTAAGTGCTTGTGGAAAGAAAGTTCCTGAAGGCTTTAAATGCGCATAG
- the LOC133683181 gene encoding uncharacterized protein LOC133683181: MGLIRSSFTFMFGTLSGIYIAQNYNVPNIKKLAEFGLSKAKQMEETHRKPSNKKDRDDVSE, encoded by the coding sequence ATGGGTTTAATAAGGAGCTCCTTCACGTTCATGTTCGGGACACTGTCTGGGATCTACATAGCCCAGAACTACAACGTgcctaacataaaaaaacttgctGAATTTGGCCTTTCCAAGGCCAAACAGATGGAAGAAACCCATCGCAAACCCAGCAACAAGAAAGACAGAGATGATGTTTCAGAATGA
- the LOC133681522 gene encoding protein RGF1 INDUCIBLE TRANSCRIPTION FACTOR 1-like, with amino-acid sequence MLISSNLLLPPWLQALLAEKFFDACLTHKGARKNEKNIFCLDCCISICPHCLSPHNSHRLLQIRRYVYNDVLRLDDAQKLFDCAFVQSYTTNSAKVIFLNHRPQTRIVNIRGNNCSTCDRGLQYPYLFCSISCKVDHILTTKGVSGLSSFFCDCKFLPLSEPGSDDGLMTPDSVLEPTGSAKTSSSSGGYGGVDCKTLACTATTEIVRKKRSSLTNSCRTMFPRITEISSNLMNRRKKAPCRAPLY; translated from the exons atg TTGATTTCTTCAAATCTATTACTACCTCCTTGGCTTCAAGCTCTTCTCGCAGAAAAATTCTTCGATGCTTGTTTAACTCACAAAGGCGcaagaaagaatgaaaagaacatATTTTGCTTGGACTGCTGCATCAGTATTTGCCCTCACTGTCTGTCTCCGCACAACTCTCACCGTCTCCTGCAG ATAAGAAGATATGtatataatgatgttttaaggCTAGATGATGCTCAGAAATTATTCGACTGTGCTTTTGTTCAa TCCTATACTACAAACAGTGCAAAggtgatatttttaaatcacagGCCACAAACAAGGATAGTGAATATCAGAGGCAACAATTGTAGCACCTGTGACAGAGGTCTCCAGTATCCTTATCTCTTTTGCTCCATTTCTTGCAAG GTTGATCATATTTTGACTACAAAAGGTGTTAGTGGGCTTTCAAGTTTCTTTTGTGATTGCAAGTTCTTACCTTTGTCTGAACCGGGTTCAGATGACGGTTTAATGACCCCTGACTCGGTTCTTGAACCTACCGGTTCGGCCAAGACAAGCTCTAGTTCAGGTGGGTATGGTGGGGTTGATTGTAAGACACTTGCTTGTACTGCCACAACAGAGATtgtgagaaagaaaaggagcagCTTAACAAATTCATGCCGGACGATGTTTCCAAGAATTACCGAGATATCGTCTAATTTAATGAACCGGAGAAAGAAGGCACCGTGCCGGGCTCCTCTTTATTAA